A section of the Bacteroidales bacterium genome encodes:
- the efp gene encoding elongation factor P yields MGKVSDISKGTFVRYNGEISIVLEYEHRTPGNLRAFYQVKMRNLKSGRLIEQRFRPDDEMEIVRVHFKEQQFLYIDGTNVVVMDNETYDQLHIPRETIGEGIDLLKEGANIKVYFDGEEPIFAELPVSVEMEVTYTEPGMKGDTATRTLKTATIETGAQVKVPLFINIGDRIKIDTRTGDYIERVR; encoded by the coding sequence ATGGGTAAAGTATCGGATATATCCAAAGGCACGTTTGTAAGATATAACGGCGAAATTTCAATTGTTCTTGAATACGAACACCGCACTCCGGGTAACTTAAGGGCGTTTTACCAGGTTAAAATGCGTAACCTCAAATCCGGCAGGTTAATCGAACAACGGTTTCGTCCCGATGATGAAATGGAAATTGTTAGAGTTCATTTTAAAGAACAGCAATTCCTTTATATAGACGGAACGAACGTGGTGGTTATGGATAATGAAACCTACGATCAGCTTCATATACCCAGGGAAACAATAGGCGAGGGTATTGACCTCTTAAAGGAAGGTGCCAATATTAAAGTTTACTTTGACGGTGAAGAACCCATATTTGCTGAATTGCCGGTATCCGTTGAAATGGAAGTGACCTATACAGAACCCGGCATGAAAGGTGATACTGCAACCCGTACCCTGAAAACCGCCACCATTGAAACCGGTGCCCAGGTGAAAGTTCCCCTCTTTATCAACATCGGTGACCGGATCAAGATTGACACCAGGACCGGTGATTATATTGAGAGGGTCAGATAG
- a CDS encoding enoyl-ACP reductase, which produces MAYNLLKGKTGIIFGALNDRSIAWKVAEKAHAEGARIVLTNTPVAMRLGEVNELAAATNSIVVPADATSTEDLENLVSKSMEFFGGKFDFVLHSIGMSPNVRKGIPYDNINYDFYLKTLDISALSFHKVIQICRKMDAINDWGSIVGLSYVAAQRTLFGYNDMADAKALLESIARSFGYIYGREKKIRINTISQSPTLTTAGSGVFGFDSLIDFTERMSPLGNASAEDCADYCITLFSDLTRKVTMQNLFHDGGFSSMGMSERAMTQYDKSFKECP; this is translated from the coding sequence ATGGCTTATAATCTGCTGAAAGGAAAAACGGGCATTATTTTCGGAGCCCTGAATGACAGATCAATAGCATGGAAGGTCGCTGAAAAAGCCCATGCAGAAGGTGCACGGATTGTTCTCACAAATACACCCGTAGCCATGAGACTTGGTGAAGTTAATGAACTGGCTGCAGCCACCAACAGCATTGTTGTGCCTGCCGATGCAACAAGCACGGAAGACCTTGAAAACCTCGTCAGTAAATCGATGGAATTTTTCGGCGGTAAATTCGACTTTGTGCTGCATTCAATTGGTATGTCACCCAACGTAAGAAAAGGAATTCCCTATGATAATATTAATTACGATTTCTATTTAAAAACACTTGATATATCTGCTCTTTCGTTCCACAAGGTAATCCAGATCTGCCGTAAAATGGACGCCATAAACGACTGGGGTTCAATAGTCGGGTTGTCTTATGTTGCTGCCCAGCGTACCTTGTTCGGATACAACGACATGGCCGATGCCAAGGCCCTGCTTGAATCCATTGCGCGCAGCTTCGGTTACATTTACGGACGTGAGAAGAAAATAAGGATCAATACCATTTCACAATCGCCCACCCTTACAACAGCCGGTAGCGGAGTGTTCGGATTTGATTCACTCATCGATTTCACGGAAAGGATGTCACCCCTGGGGAATGCGTCTGCAGAGGATTGCGCCGATTATTGTATTACGCTCTTTTCCGATCTCACCCGCAAGGTAACGATGCAGAATTTGTTCCACGACGGTGGTTTCAGCAGTATGGGTATGAGTGAGAGGGCAATGACTCAATATGATAAGTCGTTTAAGGAATGCCCTTGA